A genomic window from Streptomyces sp. HUAS YS2 includes:
- a CDS encoding acyl-CoA dehydrogenase family protein, whose translation MSLDHRLTPEHEELRRTVEEFAHDVVAPKIGDYYERHEFPYEIVRQMGQMGLFGLPFPEEYGGMGGDYLALGIALEELARVDSSVAITLEAGVSLGAMPVYRFGTEEQKRTWLPKLCSGEMLGAFGLTEPGAGSDAGGTRTTAVRDGDHWVINGSKCFITNSGTDITGLVTVTAVTGRKDDGRPLISSIIVPSGTPGFTVAAPYSKVGWNASDTRELSFDGVRVPVENLLGEEGRGYAQFLRILDEGRIAIAALATGLAQGCVDESVKYAKERHAFGSPISTYQAIQFKIADMETRAHMARIGWRDAASRLVLGEPFKKEAAVAKLYSSTVAVDNARDATQIHGGYGFMNEYPVARMWRDSKILEIGEGTSEVQRMLIARELGLPA comes from the coding sequence ATGTCCCTCGACCACCGGCTCACCCCCGAGCACGAGGAACTCCGCCGCACCGTCGAGGAGTTCGCCCACGACGTGGTCGCCCCGAAGATCGGCGACTACTACGAGCGGCACGAGTTCCCGTACGAGATCGTCCGCCAGATGGGGCAGATGGGCCTGTTCGGCCTGCCGTTCCCGGAGGAGTACGGCGGCATGGGCGGCGACTACCTCGCCCTCGGCATCGCCCTGGAGGAGCTGGCCCGGGTCGACTCGTCCGTGGCCATCACCCTGGAGGCGGGCGTCTCGCTCGGCGCGATGCCGGTCTACCGCTTCGGCACCGAGGAGCAGAAGCGCACCTGGCTGCCGAAGCTCTGCTCCGGCGAGATGCTGGGCGCGTTCGGTCTGACCGAGCCGGGCGCCGGCTCGGACGCGGGCGGCACCCGGACCACGGCCGTCCGGGACGGCGACCACTGGGTGATCAACGGCTCCAAGTGCTTCATCACCAACTCCGGGACCGACATCACCGGTCTGGTGACCGTCACCGCCGTCACGGGCCGGAAGGACGACGGCCGGCCGCTGATCTCCTCGATCATCGTGCCGTCCGGGACGCCCGGGTTCACCGTGGCCGCGCCGTACTCCAAGGTCGGCTGGAACGCCTCCGACACCCGTGAGCTGTCGTTCGACGGCGTCCGGGTGCCGGTGGAGAACCTGCTGGGCGAGGAAGGGCGCGGGTACGCGCAGTTCCTGCGCATCCTCGACGAGGGGCGGATCGCGATCGCGGCGCTCGCCACCGGGCTCGCGCAGGGCTGCGTCGACGAGTCCGTGAAGTACGCGAAGGAACGTCACGCCTTCGGTTCGCCGATCAGCACGTACCAGGCCATCCAGTTCAAGATCGCGGACATGGAGACCCGGGCGCACATGGCCCGCATCGGCTGGCGCGACGCCGCGTCGCGGCTGGTGCTCGGCGAGCCGTTCAAGAAGGAGGCGGCGGTCGCGAAGCTGTACTCGTCGACCGTCGCCGTCGACAACGCGCGCGATGCCACGCAGATCCACGGCGGGTACGGGTTCATGAACGAGTACCCGGTCGCCCGGATGTGGCGCGACTCGAAGATCCTGGAGATCGGCGAGGGCACGAGCGAGGTGCAGCGGATGCTGATCGCGCGGGAGCTGGGGCTGCCCGCGTAG
- a CDS encoding carboxyl transferase domain-containing protein, whose protein sequence is MQQAPVLTSAADPASEAWKANEAAHTELAETLRAKLAAAALGGGEKARARHTARGKLLPRDRVDSLLDPGSPFLELAPLAANGMYGDQAPAAGVIAGIGRVSGRECVIVANDATVKGGTYYPMTVKKHLRAQEVALENRLPCLYLVDSGGAFLPMQDEVFPDREHFGRIFYNQARMSGAGIPQIAAVLGSCTAGGAYVPAMSDEAVIVRNQGTIFLGGPPLVKAATGEVVTAEELGGGEVHSRTSGVTDHLAEDDAHALRIVRNIVATLPERGPLPWSVQSAEEPKVDPAGLYGAVPVDSRTPYDAREIIARLVDGSRFQEFKAEFGQTLVTGFARIHGHPVGIVANNGILFAESAQKGAHFIELCDQRGIPLLFLQNISGFMVGRDYEAGGIAKHGAKMVTAVACTRVPKLTVVVGGSYGAGNYSMCGRAYSPRFLWMWPNAKISVMGGEQAASVLATVKRDQLGDAWSAEEEEDFKAPIRAQYETQGNAYYATARLWDDGVIDPMETRQVVGLALTACANAPLSDPAFGVFRM, encoded by the coding sequence ATGCAGCAGGCACCTGTGCTGACGAGCGCGGCCGACCCCGCGTCGGAGGCCTGGAAGGCCAACGAGGCGGCCCACACCGAGCTGGCCGAGACGCTGCGCGCCAAGCTCGCCGCGGCCGCGCTCGGCGGCGGCGAGAAGGCCCGCGCGCGCCACACCGCGCGCGGCAAGCTCCTGCCCCGGGACCGCGTCGACAGCCTCCTCGATCCCGGCTCGCCGTTCCTGGAACTGGCCCCCCTCGCGGCGAACGGGATGTACGGCGACCAGGCCCCGGCGGCCGGCGTGATCGCGGGCATCGGCCGGGTCTCCGGCCGCGAGTGCGTGATCGTCGCCAACGACGCGACCGTCAAGGGCGGCACGTACTACCCGATGACGGTGAAGAAGCACCTGCGGGCCCAGGAGGTGGCGCTGGAGAACCGGCTGCCCTGCCTCTACCTGGTCGACTCGGGCGGTGCGTTCCTGCCGATGCAGGACGAGGTGTTCCCGGACCGCGAGCACTTCGGGCGGATCTTCTACAACCAGGCCCGCATGTCGGGTGCCGGGATTCCGCAGATCGCGGCCGTGCTCGGGTCGTGCACGGCCGGCGGGGCGTACGTCCCCGCGATGAGCGACGAGGCCGTGATCGTCCGGAACCAGGGCACCATCTTTCTGGGTGGCCCGCCGCTGGTGAAGGCCGCGACCGGCGAGGTCGTCACGGCGGAGGAGCTCGGCGGCGGCGAGGTGCACTCCCGTACGTCGGGTGTGACCGACCACCTGGCGGAGGACGACGCGCACGCGCTGCGGATCGTCCGGAACATCGTCGCCACGCTGCCCGAGCGCGGCCCGCTGCCCTGGTCGGTGCAGTCGGCCGAGGAGCCGAAGGTCGACCCGGCCGGGCTGTACGGCGCGGTGCCGGTCGACTCGCGCACGCCGTACGACGCCCGCGAGATCATCGCCCGGCTCGTGGACGGCTCCCGCTTCCAGGAGTTCAAGGCCGAGTTCGGGCAGACGCTGGTCACCGGCTTCGCCCGGATCCACGGCCACCCGGTCGGCATCGTCGCCAACAACGGCATCCTGTTCGCCGAGTCCGCCCAGAAGGGCGCGCACTTCATCGAGCTGTGCGACCAGCGCGGCATCCCGCTGCTGTTCCTGCAGAACATCTCCGGCTTCATGGTCGGCCGCGACTACGAGGCCGGCGGCATCGCCAAGCACGGCGCCAAGATGGTGACGGCGGTCGCGTGCACCCGGGTGCCGAAGCTGACCGTGGTCGTCGGCGGCTCGTACGGGGCCGGCAACTACTCGATGTGCGGCCGGGCGTACTCGCCCCGCTTCCTGTGGATGTGGCCCAACGCCAAGATCTCGGTCATGGGCGGCGAGCAGGCCGCCTCCGTGCTGGCCACGGTCAAGCGCGACCAGCTCGGCGACGCGTGGAGCGCCGAGGAGGAAGAGGACTTCAAGGCCCCGATCCGTGCGCAGTACGAGACCCAGGGCAACGCCTACTACGCGACGGCCCGGCTCTGGGACGACGGGGTCATCGACCCGATGGAGACCCGCCAGGTCGTCGGCCTCGCGCTGACCGCCTGCGCCAACGCCCCGCTCAGCGACCCCGCCTTCGGCGTCTTCCGGATGTGA
- a CDS encoding acyl-CoA carboxylase subunit beta, producing the protein MSVVEETHPRPGTRTATPPPQDGCLRDRAAELAALRERVRGGPSDRATEAQHAKGKLTARERIALLFDEGTFSEIEELRRHRATGFGLEDRRPHTDGVVTGWGKVHGRTVFAYAHDFRIFGGALGEAHAEKIHKLMDLAEAAGAPIVGLCDGAGARIQEGVTALAGYGGIFTRNVRNSGVIPQISVILGPCAGGAAYSPALTDFVFMVRGTAQMFITGPDVVQAVTGEVITHDALGGADAHASVSGVAHFACDDEESCLEDVRHLLSLLPANNRELPPAAPSDDPADRRTEALLDLVPADPGRAYDMRAVIEEIVDDGDYLEIQESWATNIVCALARLDGQVVGVVANQPSAFAGVLDIHASEKAARFVQTCDSFNIPLVTLVDVPGFLPGVDQEHGGIIRHGAKLLYAYCNATVPRVQLILRKAYGGAYIVMDSRSIGTDVSLAWPSNEIAVMGAEGAANVVFRREIAAAADPDATRARLVKEYRAELMHPYYAAERGLVDSVIDPSETRARLIDALSMLRAKHAPLPSRKHGNQPQ; encoded by the coding sequence ATGAGCGTTGTCGAGGAAACGCACCCGAGACCCGGGACCAGAACCGCCACTCCACCACCCCAGGACGGCTGCCTGCGCGACCGGGCGGCGGAACTCGCCGCCCTGCGCGAGCGGGTGCGCGGGGGGCCCAGCGACCGGGCCACCGAGGCGCAGCACGCCAAGGGGAAACTGACCGCGCGCGAGCGGATCGCGCTGCTCTTCGACGAGGGCACGTTCTCGGAGATCGAGGAGCTGCGCCGGCACCGCGCCACCGGCTTCGGCCTGGAGGACCGCCGCCCGCACACGGACGGCGTCGTCACCGGCTGGGGCAAGGTGCACGGCCGCACCGTGTTCGCCTACGCCCACGACTTCCGGATCTTCGGCGGCGCCCTCGGCGAGGCGCACGCGGAGAAGATCCACAAGCTGATGGATCTGGCCGAGGCCGCCGGGGCGCCGATCGTCGGCCTCTGCGACGGCGCCGGCGCGCGGATCCAGGAAGGCGTCACCGCCCTGGCGGGCTACGGCGGCATCTTCACCCGCAACGTCCGCAACTCCGGGGTGATCCCGCAGATCAGCGTCATCCTGGGCCCGTGCGCCGGCGGCGCCGCGTACTCCCCGGCGCTCACCGACTTCGTCTTCATGGTGCGCGGCACGGCCCAGATGTTCATCACCGGGCCGGACGTGGTGCAGGCCGTCACCGGCGAGGTCATCACCCACGACGCGCTCGGCGGCGCGGACGCCCACGCCTCGGTCTCCGGCGTCGCGCACTTCGCCTGCGACGACGAGGAGTCCTGCCTGGAGGACGTGCGCCACCTGCTGTCGCTGCTGCCCGCGAACAACCGCGAACTGCCGCCCGCCGCACCCTCCGACGACCCGGCGGACCGTCGTACCGAGGCCCTGCTCGACCTGGTCCCGGCCGACCCGGGGCGCGCGTACGACATGCGGGCGGTGATCGAGGAGATCGTCGACGACGGCGACTATCTGGAGATCCAGGAGAGCTGGGCGACCAACATCGTCTGCGCACTGGCCCGGCTCGACGGGCAGGTGGTGGGCGTGGTCGCCAACCAGCCGTCGGCGTTCGCCGGCGTCCTGGACATCCACGCCTCGGAAAAGGCCGCCCGGTTCGTCCAGACCTGCGACTCGTTCAACATCCCGCTGGTCACCCTCGTCGACGTCCCCGGCTTCCTGCCCGGCGTGGACCAGGAGCACGGCGGCATCATCCGGCACGGCGCGAAGCTGCTGTACGCGTACTGCAACGCCACCGTCCCGCGGGTGCAGCTGATCCTGCGCAAGGCGTACGGCGGCGCGTACATCGTCATGGACTCGCGCTCCATCGGGACGGACGTCTCGCTGGCCTGGCCGAGCAACGAGATCGCCGTGATGGGCGCGGAGGGCGCCGCGAACGTGGTGTTCCGGCGCGAGATCGCGGCCGCGGCCGACCCGGACGCGACCCGGGCCCGGCTGGTGAAGGAGTACCGCGCGGAGCTGATGCACCCGTACTACGCGGCGGAGCGCGGCCTGGTGGACAGCGTCATCGACCCGTCCGAAACCAGGGCGCGCCTGATCGACGCCCTGTCGATGCTCCGCGCCAAACACGCGCCGCTGCCGAGCCGCAAACACGGGAACCAGCCGCAATGA
- a CDS encoding acyltransferase domain-containing protein codes for MTLPRRRSVVLMLPGTGAQHPLMAAGLYGHEPVFTEAVDEVLGLLGPEGRAARADWLATEPAVPMEADARSAPLLFAVNYAMGRLVESWGVRPDAYLGHSMGEFTAAVLAGVFTLDAAVRLLWERVGMQRSTPAGGMLAVAAAPEDLAAYLGGGVVVAAVNGPRHTVLSGPDGPLGAVARRLAADGRTYRRLASRTPYHSPALAPLVAPARALLRTLRLAPPRVPLYSAYTGGLLTADEAVDPGFWAAQPVTPVMFWPTLDRVLAAEDRVLVEAGPSQSLTVLARGHEAVRSGRSEVVATLPPRALGPGEDRRCVHEARERLFAHSGRLPLDLPAS; via the coding sequence ATGACTCTTCCTCGCCGCCGCTCCGTCGTCCTGATGCTCCCGGGGACCGGGGCGCAGCATCCGCTCATGGCGGCCGGGCTCTACGGGCACGAGCCGGTGTTCACCGAGGCCGTGGACGAGGTCCTGGGCCTGCTCGGGCCGGAGGGCCGGGCCGCGCGTGCGGACTGGCTGGCCACCGAGCCGGCCGTCCCGATGGAGGCCGACGCCCGCTCCGCGCCGCTGCTGTTCGCGGTGAACTACGCGATGGGGCGACTCGTGGAGAGCTGGGGCGTGCGCCCGGACGCGTATCTCGGGCACAGCATGGGCGAGTTCACGGCCGCCGTCCTCGCGGGGGTGTTCACCCTGGACGCCGCGGTGCGGCTGCTGTGGGAGCGGGTGGGGATGCAACGGTCCACCCCGGCGGGCGGGATGCTGGCGGTGGCCGCCGCGCCCGAGGACCTCGCCGCGTACCTGGGCGGGGGCGTCGTGGTGGCGGCGGTGAACGGGCCCCGGCACACGGTGCTGTCCGGGCCGGACGGGCCGCTGGGGGCGGTGGCGCGGCGGCTGGCCGCGGACGGCCGCACGTACCGGCGGCTCGCCTCACGGACGCCGTACCACAGCCCGGCGCTCGCCCCGCTGGTCGCGCCGGCTCGGGCGCTGCTGCGGACGCTGCGGCTCGCACCGCCCCGGGTCCCGCTGTACTCGGCTTACACCGGCGGACTGTTGACGGCGGACGAGGCGGTGGACCCGGGGTTCTGGGCGGCGCAGCCGGTCACGCCGGTGATGTTCTGGCCGACGCTGGACCGGGTCCTCGCGGCGGAGGACCGGGTCCTGGTGGAGGCCGGCCCGTCGCAGAGCCTGACGGTCCTGGCGCGCGGGCACGAGGCGGTGCGGTCGGGCCGCAGCGAGGTGGTGGCGACGCTGCCTCCCCGGGCCCTCGGTCCCGGGGAGGACAGGCGGTGCGTGCACGAGGCGCGCGAGCGGCTGTTCGCTCACTCCGGCAGGTTGCCGCTGGACCTGCCCGCCTCGTAG
- a CDS encoding TetR/AcrR family transcriptional regulator, with protein MSTRTDAPTRREQILKEAARLFAERGFHGVGVDEIGAAVGISGPGLYRHFAGKDAMLAELLVGISERLLDGGMLRVDGADGSPREVLSSLIDGHIDFALDDRPLITLHDRELDRLRDEDRKRVRQLQRRYVELWVAVVRELYPVAGEAEVRAAVHAVFGLLNSTPHLGALGRNAMEELLRRLANGAFDALATE; from the coding sequence ATGAGCACCAGGACCGACGCCCCGACGCGACGCGAGCAGATCCTCAAGGAGGCCGCGCGCCTCTTCGCCGAGCGCGGCTTCCACGGCGTCGGCGTGGACGAGATAGGAGCAGCGGTCGGCATCAGCGGTCCCGGCCTCTACCGGCACTTCGCCGGCAAGGACGCGATGCTCGCCGAGCTGCTGGTCGGCATCAGTGAGCGGCTGCTCGACGGCGGCATGCTCCGCGTCGACGGAGCGGACGGCAGCCCGCGCGAGGTCCTGTCCTCCCTCATCGACGGACACATCGACTTCGCGCTCGACGACCGCCCCCTCATCACCCTGCACGACCGGGAGCTGGACCGCCTGCGCGACGAGGACCGCAAGCGGGTCCGGCAGCTCCAGCGGCGGTACGTCGAACTCTGGGTCGCCGTGGTCCGCGAGCTGTACCCGGTGGCCGGCGAGGCCGAGGTCCGGGCTGCCGTGCACGCCGTCTTCGGCCTGCTCAACTCCACGCCGCACCTGGGCGCGCTCGGCCGCAACGCCATGGAGGAGCTGCTGCGCCGCCTCGCGAACGGCGCCTTCGACGCCCTGGCGACGGAGTAG
- a CDS encoding acyl-CoA carboxylase epsilon subunit produces MTGIRVLRGTPTREELAACVLVLQALAAGRAADRTGPGGPPTAVWPRTAAPLATPAPSWWASGRAGAWRP; encoded by the coding sequence ATGACGGGGATACGGGTGCTCCGAGGCACCCCGACCCGGGAGGAACTGGCGGCCTGCGTGCTGGTGCTGCAGGCGCTGGCGGCGGGCCGCGCGGCCGACCGTACGGGCCCGGGCGGCCCACCGACGGCCGTCTGGCCGAGGACAGCGGCCCCCCTGGCCACCCCGGCCCCGTCGTGGTGGGCGTCGGGGCGAGCGGGGGCGTGGCGCCCCTGA
- a CDS encoding acetyl/propionyl/methylcrotonyl-CoA carboxylase subunit alpha produces the protein MTMFDTVLVANRGEIAVRVIRTLRAMGVRSVAVYSDADADARHVREADTAVRLGPPPAAESYLSVPALIEAARRTGAQAVHPGYGFLAENAGFAAACAEAGLVFIGPPASAISLMGDKIRAKETVKAAGVPVVPGAADPELEAAARELGAPVLLKPSAGGGGKGMRLVRDLSVLEEEIAAARREARSSFGDDTLLVERWIDRPRHIEIQVLADAHGNVVHLGERECSLQRRHQKVVEEAPSVLLTPEIRESMGAAAVEAARSCGYVGAGTVEFIVPGGDPSSYYFMEMNTRLQVEHPVTELVTGVDLVEWQLRVAAGEELSFGQSDVTLDGWAIEARICAEDPARGFLPSGGTVLALNEPAGDGVRTDSGLSQGTEVGSLYDPMLSKVIVHAPTREAALRKLRAALADTVTLGVPTNAGFLRRLLAHPDVVSGELDTGLVEREAENLVPRGVPDEVYAAAAAVRLAELAPEPRDGWTDPFSVPNGWRLGGRPMPLAFPVRVSGLEPTTAQAPEGARVTATDVTVTVDGISHRFHRAGTWLGRDGDSWHVLDHDPVAAALSGARHGGADTLAAPMPGTVTVVKVAVGDEVEAGQSLLVVEAMKMEHVISAPHAGTVTELDVTPGTTVAMDQVLAVVAPREEA, from the coding sequence ATGACCATGTTCGACACAGTGCTCGTCGCCAACCGCGGCGAGATCGCGGTGCGCGTCATCCGCACGCTGCGTGCGATGGGCGTCCGCTCGGTGGCCGTCTACAGCGACGCGGACGCCGACGCGCGACACGTCCGGGAGGCCGACACGGCGGTCCGGCTCGGCCCGCCGCCGGCGGCGGAGTCCTACCTGTCCGTGCCCGCGCTGATCGAGGCGGCGCGGCGGACCGGCGCGCAGGCCGTGCACCCCGGGTACGGCTTCCTCGCGGAGAACGCGGGGTTCGCCGCGGCGTGCGCGGAGGCGGGGCTGGTCTTCATCGGCCCGCCGGCGTCCGCGATCTCGCTGATGGGCGACAAGATCCGCGCGAAGGAGACGGTGAAGGCGGCCGGCGTCCCGGTGGTTCCGGGCGCGGCCGACCCCGAACTGGAGGCGGCGGCGCGGGAGCTGGGCGCGCCGGTGCTGCTGAAGCCCTCGGCGGGCGGCGGCGGCAAGGGCATGCGGCTGGTCCGTGACCTGTCGGTGCTCGAGGAGGAGATCGCGGCGGCGCGGCGCGAGGCGCGGTCGTCGTTCGGCGACGACACGCTGCTCGTGGAGCGGTGGATCGACCGGCCGCGGCACATCGAGATCCAGGTCCTCGCGGACGCGCACGGCAACGTCGTGCACCTCGGCGAGCGCGAGTGCTCGCTGCAGCGCCGCCACCAGAAGGTGGTGGAGGAGGCCCCGAGCGTCCTGCTGACCCCGGAGATCCGGGAGTCGATGGGCGCGGCGGCGGTCGAGGCGGCACGGTCCTGCGGGTATGTCGGCGCGGGCACGGTGGAGTTCATCGTTCCGGGCGGCGATCCGTCCTCGTACTACTTCATGGAGATGAACACCCGCCTCCAGGTGGAGCACCCGGTGACCGAACTGGTCACCGGAGTGGACCTGGTGGAGTGGCAGCTGCGGGTGGCGGCCGGCGAGGAGCTGTCCTTCGGACAGTCCGACGTGACGCTCGACGGCTGGGCGATCGAGGCGCGGATCTGCGCGGAGGACCCGGCGCGTGGGTTCCTGCCGTCCGGCGGCACGGTCCTCGCCCTGAACGAGCCTGCGGGCGACGGAGTCCGCACGGACTCGGGCCTGTCGCAGGGCACGGAGGTCGGCAGCCTGTACGACCCGATGCTCTCGAAGGTCATCGTCCACGCCCCGACCCGCGAGGCGGCCCTCCGGAAGCTGCGCGCGGCCCTGGCGGACACGGTGACGCTGGGCGTCCCGACGAACGCGGGGTTCCTGCGGCGGCTCCTCGCGCACCCGGACGTCGTCTCGGGTGAGCTGGACACGGGCCTGGTGGAGCGGGAGGCGGAGAACCTGGTGCCCCGGGGCGTCCCGGACGAGGTCTACGCGGCGGCAGCGGCGGTACGGCTCGCGGAGCTGGCCCCGGAGCCTCGCGACGGCTGGACGGACCCGTTCTCGGTGCCGAACGGCTGGCGTCTGGGCGGCCGTCCCATGCCGCTCGCGTTCCCGGTACGGGTTTCGGGACTCGAACCCACGACGGCACAGGCGCCCGAGGGCGCGCGCGTCACGGCCACGGACGTCACGGTCACCGTGGACGGGATCTCCCACCGGTTCCACCGCGCCGGGACCTGGCTCGGGCGGGACGGGGACTCCTGGCACGTACTCGACCACGACCCCGTCGCCGCCGCGCTCAGCGGTGCCCGGCACGGCGGGGCGGACACGCTCGCCGCGCCGATGCCCGGGACCGTGACCGTCGTCAAGGTGGCCGTGGGGGACGAGGTCGAGGCCGGGCAGAGCCTGCTCGTCGTCGAGGCGATGAAGATGGAGCACGTCATCTCCGCCCCGCACGCCGGCACCGTCACCGAGCTGGACGTGACGCCCGGGACCACCGTCGCCATGGACCAGGTGCTCGCCGTCGTGGCTCCGAGGGAGGAAGCATGA
- a CDS encoding phosphatase — MPILSRDALVEQLVRTRIAGDVATPRDNNLSHYRKLANGDRHYWLGLELGDRWADEQDVLAVMAERCGVNDDPAHRFGQDTIDPELTVDALDRAAARLRKAAAGNERVLFATGHPGSLIDLHSRTAAALRAAGCDIVRIPGGLVADEGYVVQFADVSLFERGASLWHTHSPEPMNAILDALEAEGSPLPDLVVADHGWAGRAAQRGIDAIGYADCNDPALFLAEAEGTLQVAVPLDDHVIDPRYYEPMTEYLLNAAGLL; from the coding sequence ATGCCGATACTCAGCCGTGACGCCCTCGTCGAACAACTGGTCCGCACCCGTATCGCGGGAGACGTCGCCACGCCGCGCGACAACAACCTCTCCCACTACCGCAAGCTCGCCAACGGCGACCGGCACTACTGGCTGGGCCTGGAGCTCGGCGACCGGTGGGCCGACGAGCAGGACGTCCTCGCCGTCATGGCCGAGCGCTGCGGCGTCAACGACGACCCGGCGCACCGCTTCGGCCAGGACACCATCGACCCCGAGCTGACCGTCGACGCCCTGGACCGCGCCGCCGCCCGGCTGCGCAAGGCCGCCGCCGGCAACGAGCGGGTGCTCTTCGCGACCGGCCACCCCGGCTCGCTGATCGACCTGCACAGCCGCACCGCCGCCGCGCTGCGCGCCGCCGGCTGCGACATCGTCCGCATCCCCGGCGGGCTCGTCGCCGACGAGGGGTACGTCGTCCAGTTCGCCGACGTCTCCCTCTTCGAGCGCGGCGCGAGCCTCTGGCACACCCATTCGCCGGAGCCGATGAACGCGATCCTCGACGCGCTGGAGGCCGAGGGCAGCCCGCTGCCCGACCTCGTCGTCGCCGACCACGGCTGGGCGGGCCGCGCGGCCCAGCGCGGCATCGACGCCATCGGGTACGCCGACTGCAACGACCCCGCGCTCTTCCTCGCCGAGGCGGAAGGCACCCTCCAGGTCGCCGTCCCCCTCGACGACCACGTCATCGACCCCCGGTACTACGAACCGATGACGGAGTACCTGCTGAACGCCGCCGGCCTGCTCTGA
- a CDS encoding hydroxymethylglutaryl-CoA lyase: MSVSGLPMTVADPALPARVRIHEVGARDGLQNEKTVVPTDVKAEFVRRLADAGLDTVEATSFVHPKWVPQLADAEDLFPRVRELPVRLPVLVPNERGLDRALSLGARHIAVFASATESFAKANLNRTVDEALAMFEPVVTRAIEQGVSVRGYLSMCFGDPWEGAVPVEQVVRVTKALAEMGCDELSLGDTIGVATPGHVTALLKGLNEAGVPTSRLAVHFHDTYGQALSNTLAALRHGVTTVDASAGGLGGCPYAKSATGNLATEDLVWMLDGLGIETGVDLGRLTATSAWMAEQLGRPSPSRTVRALSHKE; encoded by the coding sequence ATGAGCGTGTCCGGGCTGCCCATGACCGTGGCCGACCCCGCCCTGCCCGCCCGCGTGCGGATCCACGAGGTCGGGGCGCGGGACGGGCTGCAGAACGAGAAGACCGTCGTCCCGACCGACGTGAAGGCCGAGTTCGTGCGGCGGCTCGCCGACGCCGGGCTCGACACCGTCGAGGCGACCAGCTTCGTGCACCCGAAGTGGGTGCCGCAGCTGGCCGACGCGGAGGACCTGTTCCCGCGCGTACGGGAGCTACCGGTACGGCTCCCCGTGCTCGTGCCGAACGAGCGCGGGCTCGACCGCGCGCTCTCCCTCGGCGCCCGCCACATCGCCGTCTTCGCGTCCGCCACCGAGTCGTTCGCCAAGGCCAACCTCAACCGGACCGTCGACGAGGCGCTCGCCATGTTCGAGCCGGTCGTCACCCGGGCCATAGAGCAGGGCGTCTCCGTCCGCGGCTATCTGTCGATGTGCTTCGGCGACCCCTGGGAAGGGGCCGTGCCCGTCGAGCAGGTCGTCCGGGTCACCAAGGCCCTCGCCGAGATGGGCTGCGACGAGCTGAGCCTCGGCGACACGATCGGCGTCGCCACCCCCGGCCACGTCACCGCCCTCCTGAAGGGCCTCAACGAGGCGGGGGTGCCCACCTCCCGTCTCGCCGTGCACTTCCACGACACGTACGGCCAGGCCCTGTCCAACACGCTCGCCGCGCTCCGGCACGGCGTGACCACGGTCGACGCCTCCGCCGGCGGCCTCGGCGGCTGCCCGTACGCGAAGAGCGCCACGGGCAACCTCGCCACCGAGGACCTCGTGTGGATGCTCGACGGTCTCGGCATCGAGACCGGCGTCGACCTCGGCCGCCTGACCGCCACCAGCGCGTGGATGGCCGAACAGCTGGGCCGACCCAGCCCCTCCCGTACCGTCCGCGCCCTCTCCCACAAGGAGTGA